In Deltaproteobacteria bacterium, the sequence CGTTCAGCTCCACAAGCTCCTGGTCAAGGTGAGGAAGCTGCATCTCAAAAATTCCAAAAAGCCAAGGCAGCATCTTGTAAAGCTTGACATCACCCAACGTGAGTCCCCAGAGCTGTCCTCGATCCACCATTGAAGATAATATCTTATCCAACCCCTCCAGGGGACGGCCCGTGCGTTCGGCGATCTGCTCTGCGGTCTCAAAGGTCAACCTCATGTCGCAAAAGAGATCGGCTGCCTCAGGGGTAAAAATTTTCTTCAGCAGCTTGATCTCTATGCCGCTTTCAGTGGAAGGGAAACCGTTTGGAAGAGTATCGAGGACCTTGGCCAGCTTGTGATAAACTTCGTCATTCATGATTTATTACCTTTCTTTATTTGAGGGTTATTAAATTAAATTTTTTTCTTTATCCTTCAGTTTTCAAACATATAAATAAATTGCAAATGATGTGTCCGAGACATCAGGGCCTGGGGCCAAATAGTCACTATTTTCTCAAGGAAATTCATTAATGGCGTTTCTTTGGAGGATACTTCATGACCATCTGCCAGGGGTCAATGGCACTGGAATCTAAATTGTTGCTTCAAGGATATAAAGAAAATTAGAAAAAACGACGTCTCTTGTCAAGCCTATTTAAGTTCACACCCGAAGCTCTCTAGAAAAAGAAGAGTCAGCGGCGGCTGACATTTATATGGAAATTCTTCCGAAGACTTGGCCTAGAGCGAACAATAAGACATTGCCTGCAACGGACTTTTCGGCCAGGACCGTTTTTGCCTTGACCTGATATTATTGGCCGATCCTTGAGCGGGGCCGCTAACAGAGAGTCATGGCTGAAATGTTAAATCAAAGGCTGAGTATTGTCCGAATTTTAAAAAGAAATTGATTTTCAAGATGGATTTTGGGAGAATAGGTCATTATATAAGGTCATAGAAGGTAAACTTATGCTGGAAAATGTATATACAAAATTAGCCTCCCACATGTCTGGCCTAGCCATCGGCCCTCCGAATAATGACTATCTCGTAAAGATTCTTCAGGAGAGCCTGAGTCCAGAAGAGGCCGAGATCCTCCTGACCTTACCGACCGGGATCCCGCCTTTCGAGCCGGTTGCTTTAAACGAAATTACCATGCATATAGACTGCTCTGAGCATGAATTGAAGTTAATTCTGGATAAACTTGCAGCTCAGGGGATGCTGTTCAAAGGTAATGACGGCCACGGTAAAAAAGGATACGCCCTGCACCAGTTCGGTTATGGAATGCCGCAGGCCATTTTTTGGCCAAACGAGGACACGGTATATGCCCGCAAGATGGCGGAGCTTAGCATGAAACATTCAAGTCCGGAAGTCCTCATTCAGGCCTTCGGAGGCCCTGATTCCAAGGTCTACCGCTGGATTCCTATAAACAAGAGCGTTGAATTCAACAAGCAGTCAGTATTACCTTACGCCAGCCTGGAGACAGTAATTGCGAAAACCACAGCTATCGCGGTTGTTAATTGCAATTGCAGAGTCATGTCCCGCCTCAAGGGTCGCGCTCCCTGCAAATACCCTCTCGACGTATGCATGAAATACGACGACCTGGCACAGTACGTTATTGATGTCGGAATCGGACGCCTGGTTTCTAAAGACGAAGCAATGGCCATCAACCTCAAGGCTGAGGAAGCCGGATGTGTTCACTTTGCTGACAACGTCATGGAGGGAGAAATCAAGCATGCTTGTAATTGCTGTCCCTGCTGCTGCTGGTCACTGGGCAATTTGAGTCGTCGCCGTATCCCTCGAGATCTGTTAATGGCCTGCCAGTTTATCCGGGCGACAGATTATGATAACTGCACTGGATGCGGGGCTTGCGTTGACGCCTGCCCCGTTAAAGCTGTTGAGATGAACGATGAGCGGCCGAACGTAGATAATGACTGGTGTATCGGCTGTGGTGTTTGCACCATGTCCTGTCCTAGTGGCGCCATCAGCATGGTCCGCCGGGAGGATATTGAAAAGCCGCTCTCAGATTTCAAGACTTTGAGTCAAAGACGTTTATTGGAGAAGGTTGAACTGTAAATAAGATCAGAATTTAAAAGCGCTACTCACCCAATATCCTGCTTTTACCTTTGAAAAAAAATGGCGGAAGTGCATGGGAATCGAACCCACCGCGGACGTTTCCAGCGCCCGCCACTGGATTTGAAGTCCAGGAGCCCCACCAGGGAACTAAGCACTTCCATATAGTAAGGTTACAATTTCAACCGACCACTGTCAATGCCCACCTACAGCTGACTTTGGATTGAATATCTTAAGGCAATGGTCTATGATAAAATCAGTCCCTGATGATAAGAATTATACTCAAAATGTTCATAATTTCTAAGCGTAAGCCATAACTCGTTTTTTGGTTCCTGGCGCTGCCCGGTCAGGTTGATTACTATGAATACTCATGGATTCAAACTTGGGAGCTTAAGCCTTGATAATCCCCTGGTTTTGGCTCCCCTGTCTGGAGCGACCAATCTTCCTTTTCGCCTCCTGGCCAAGCAGTATGGTGCGGGCCTGGTGGTGACCGAGATGATCAGCGCCGCAGGTCTGTGTCAGGGTGGAGCTAAGACAATCAGGCTCATGCAGAGTGTTCCAGAGGAGCACCCCCTGGCGGTTCAACTCTTTGGAACCAGGTCGGGATGGATGGCTCAGGCAGCGGCGCTGGTTCAGGAGGCCGGAGCGGATGTTATAGATATTAATATGGGCTGTTCGGTGCGAAAGCTTGTGCGCCATGGCGCCGGCGCGGCCTTGCTTAAGGATTTTGGTCTGATCAAGGAAATCCTGACCCAGGTCCGTCAAGCCGTGACTCTACCACTCACGGTCAAGACCCGAATCGGGTGGAAGCCAGGGGTTGGTGAAATCTTCGATCTGGTGTCCATCCTGGCTGACTGCGGCGTGGACGGGATAACTCTGCATGGCCGCTGGGCGGTCCAGGGATTTTCCGGGAAGGCGGACTGGTCCAAGATCGCTCGGCTGGTGGAGCTTTTTCCCGGCCCGGTCATCGGCAACGGTGACGTAACCTCTCCTGACCAGGTCGTTCGAATGTTAAGTCAAACCGGGTGTGCCGGTGTCATGATCGGCCGGGCCGCGCTTGGCAACCCCTGGATATTTCGTCAATCTCTGGCCCGGCTGGAAAACCGGCCGATGATGGAGCCTGATCTTAAAACTCGTTTCAGAACGGCAGGAGAGCATGCCAGGATGCTTCGGGATCACTTTGGTCTCCCGAAAGCTGTCTTTATGTTGCGCACGATTCTGATGTGGTACACTAAAGGCTTGAGGAATTCAGCGGCCTTTCGAGATCGGATCAATCAGGTCAAGGATTTTGAAGAGCTCATGAACATCCTAGACGAATATTTTGTCGAGCTCGAGGCCGGTCAGAAAATGGATGCGGAGGCCGCGGCGGGATGAAGATTAAGCTGGCCAAGACTTCGGGCTTCTGCATGGGGGTCCGCCGGGCCATGGAGATGATATTGGAGGCCCTCAACAGGCGAGAAGGCCCAATCTACTCTTACGGTCCCCTCATTCACAACTCTCAGGTCCTGGAAATGCTTGAAAATAAAGGACTCATGATCCTTGAGCCTGGCACGGACTCCCTGGCCGAGGTTAATGGTGGTTCCGTTATCATTCGAGCTCACGGCATCCCGCCCGGGGAAGCTAAAGCCCTTGAGGCCGCGGGTTTATCAATCATTGACGCCACCTGCCCTCGGGTGATTCGCGTCCAGACCATCATTCACAAGCAGGCGCAAATGGGCTATACACCCATCATCGTTGGCGACGCTGATCACCCGGAAGTGATCGGTCTGCTGGGGTATGCGGACGGAAAAGGGCATGCGGTGAAAAGCAAGGCCGAAGTCGAAACGCTTCCGGATTTCGATAAGGTGATTGTGGTCGCCCAGACCACCCAGACTAAACGACTTTTTGAGAAGGTGGTCGAGGCGGTGAAGGCCCGCTGGCCCGAGGCCTTGATCTTTACGACCATTTGTGGAGCTACACATCGTCGTCAGGAGGAGGTTCGACGCCTCGCTCATGAGGTTCAGGCCATGGTCGTGGTGGGAGGGCACAATAGCGGCAACACCGCACGCCTGGCTGAAGTCTCCCAGGCAGAGGGCCTGAAAACCATTCATCTCGAAACCGAGGACGAGCTGGATCCTGGCTGGCTGGCCAACGTGGATACAGTCGGGATTTCCGCCGGGGCCTCGACCCCCAACTGGATGATCAAACGGGTCGTCCGGGAGCTGGAGCGGGTAGCCAGCAGTCGGGAGTTATCCTTGCGCAACATTTCTCGCCGCATACTGCGCGTTCTGCTCTTAAGCAATATTTATGTGGCCTTGGGCGCAGGTTCGCTCTGTATGGCCGGGGCCTTGCTTCAGGGTCTGTCCGTCAGCCTTGAGCTTTTCGCCGTAACCTTTTTCTATGTCCACGCCATGCACATGCTCAATCTCTTCCTGGATAAGGAAGCCGGGAAATATAATGATCCGGACCGGATTCTCTTCCTGGAATCTCATAAAATTTTACTTATTAGCTTGGGCATGTTTTCCGGGCTGATTTGTCTGGTGCTGGGTTTTAAGATCAGCCTTGGTGTTTTTATCCTTTTTATGGTTACAGGCGCTGTCAGTTTTCTTTACCCCATTCGGATTATGCCTCGTTTTCTTGGGTCCTATACCAGGGTGACCAAACTGAAGGACATCCCGGCATCCAAGACCTTATCCGTCTCGGCAGGTTGGGCCTTGAGCCTCAGCCTCATACCGGCCCTGGCGCCCGGGGGAGCGGTGACCTGGTCTACGGTTTTGGTCGCTGTGGTTATCTTCCTTCTGGTCTTTATCCGGAGTTCTCTGGGTGGGATTTTTGATATCCAGGGCGACCGGATCGTAGGCCAGGAGACAATTCCCATCATTGTCGGCGAAGAAAGAACCCTGTCTCTCCTGACCGTGACGAATGGTCTCTTAATTGTGGTTCTGGTCGGAGGTTGGCTTTTGGAGTTTATGCCTTCACTGGCCTTATTTCTTCTGGCTTTACCGGCATACGCCGCCTTTTACCTGGCTTTGTACCAGCGGGAGAGGCTCGTTATTGGAACCTTTTTTGAGGCCTTGGTGGATGCCGATTTCCTCCTGGCCGGACTGGTTTCCTGGGTGTGGTGGTTAACCGGATGAGGTGAATGCAAACCTCGTTTAATCCTTTGGCGCTCGTGCAAGATCAACAGGAGGGATACAATGGATATCCATGAGTTAATTCGGTCTCGGCGCTCGGTCCGCCGCTTTCAACCAAAGCCTGTGCCTCTTGAGGTCCTGAAGAAAATGGTGGACGCAGGCCGCCTGGCCCCGTCCGGGGCGAATTTCCAGCCGCTTCGTTACCTGGTTGTAACCGAAGAAAAAAAGCGGGCCAAGATTTTTTCGACCCTCAAGTGGGCGGCTCACATTCGTCCGGATGGCGACCCGCCGCCGGGACATGAACCCGCGGCCTATATTATTCTTCTGATAGACGAGCGGGTGGGGGCCAAGGCAGTTTATAACTATGATGTGGGGCTTGCGGCCGAGAATGTGCTGCTGGCCGGTTTAGCCGAAGGCGTGGCCGGCTGCCTCTTGCTGTCCTTTGGCCGCAAGGAAGTAACGGAGCTCTTCAATCTGCCAGAGCATCTCACGCCGAATCTCGTGATAGCCTTGGGATACCCGGATGAAAAACCGGTGTACGTGGACAGGTCAGATACCTATCGGTACTGGCGGGATGAGAGTGGCGTAATCACCGTGCCCAAAATCCCCCTGGATGAGGTTATGTTCATCAACAAAGTTAAAGCTTAGAAGCGTTGTCTTAATGTCCCCTGCGGTCAGCGTCATTATTCCGACTTACAACCGGGCCGAAATGCTGCCCCGGGCCATAGATTCGGTCTTAAGCCAGACTTTCAGGAACTTCGAGTTGATCGTGGTGGATGACGGGTCAACGGACCGGACGGCTGATGCCCTGGCCGCCTACCAGGACCGTGTGATCCTGCTTACCAGGCCGCACCGCGGCGTGAGCGCAGCCAGAAATCAAGGTCTGACTGCGGCTAGAGGTGAGTTTATCGCCTTCCTGGACTCGGATGATTACTGGCTCCCGGAAAAACTTACGGTGCAGGTAGATTTTTTCCGTCAACATCCTCGATCCTTTATCTGCCAGACCGAGGAGGTCTGGTATCGCCGGGGACAAAGGGTAAATCCCGGGAAAAAGCATGCCAAGCCTTCGGGCGATATCTTCCTTAGTTCTCTGGAACTCTGCCTCGTCAGTCCCTCAGCGGTGATGATCAGGAAAGAGCTTTTTGACCGCGTGGGTGTATTTGACGAAAGCCTTCCGGCCTGCGAGGATTACGATCTCTGGCTGCGCATCGCGGCGCACTATCCGGTCTATCTCCTGGATGAGCCGCTGGTCGTTAAAACCGGCGGTCACTATGACCAGCTTTCTCGGACTACCCCGGCTCTTGATAAATACAGGGTTCAGGCCATACTCAAGCTTTTAAGATCCGGGACTTTATCCCTTCCGCAGGCCAAAGCAGCGCGAGTCGAATTGATCCACAAGGCCACGATCTACGGCCAGGGCTGCCTTAAACGAGGCCGAACTAGGGAAGGACATGAATATCTTGAACTGGCCGCATGGGCGCGCCAGGAATCTGATTCG encodes:
- a CDS encoding 4Fe-4S binding protein; the encoded protein is MLENVYTKLASHMSGLAIGPPNNDYLVKILQESLSPEEAEILLTLPTGIPPFEPVALNEITMHIDCSEHELKLILDKLAAQGMLFKGNDGHGKKGYALHQFGYGMPQAIFWPNEDTVYARKMAELSMKHSSPEVLIQAFGGPDSKVYRWIPINKSVEFNKQSVLPYASLETVIAKTTAIAVVNCNCRVMSRLKGRAPCKYPLDVCMKYDDLAQYVIDVGIGRLVSKDEAMAINLKAEEAGCVHFADNVMEGEIKHACNCCPCCCWSLGNLSRRRIPRDLLMACQFIRATDYDNCTGCGACVDACPVKAVEMNDERPNVDNDWCIGCGVCTMSCPSGAISMVRREDIEKPLSDFKTLSQRRLLEKVEL
- the dusB gene encoding tRNA dihydrouridine synthase DusB, producing MNTHGFKLGSLSLDNPLVLAPLSGATNLPFRLLAKQYGAGLVVTEMISAAGLCQGGAKTIRLMQSVPEEHPLAVQLFGTRSGWMAQAAALVQEAGADVIDINMGCSVRKLVRHGAGAALLKDFGLIKEILTQVRQAVTLPLTVKTRIGWKPGVGEIFDLVSILADCGVDGITLHGRWAVQGFSGKADWSKIARLVELFPGPVIGNGDVTSPDQVVRMLSQTGCAGVMIGRAALGNPWIFRQSLARLENRPMMEPDLKTRFRTAGEHARMLRDHFGLPKAVFMLRTILMWYTKGLRNSAAFRDRINQVKDFEELMNILDEYFVELEAGQKMDAEAAAG
- the ispH gene encoding 4-hydroxy-3-methylbut-2-enyl diphosphate reductase, whose product is MKIKLAKTSGFCMGVRRAMEMILEALNRREGPIYSYGPLIHNSQVLEMLENKGLMILEPGTDSLAEVNGGSVIIRAHGIPPGEAKALEAAGLSIIDATCPRVIRVQTIIHKQAQMGYTPIIVGDADHPEVIGLLGYADGKGHAVKSKAEVETLPDFDKVIVVAQTTQTKRLFEKVVEAVKARWPEALIFTTICGATHRRQEEVRRLAHEVQAMVVVGGHNSGNTARLAEVSQAEGLKTIHLETEDELDPGWLANVDTVGISAGASTPNWMIKRVVRELERVASSRELSLRNISRRILRVLLLSNIYVALGAGSLCMAGALLQGLSVSLELFAVTFFYVHAMHMLNLFLDKEAGKYNDPDRILFLESHKILLISLGMFSGLICLVLGFKISLGVFILFMVTGAVSFLYPIRIMPRFLGSYTRVTKLKDIPASKTLSVSAGWALSLSLIPALAPGGAVTWSTVLVAVVIFLLVFIRSSLGGIFDIQGDRIVGQETIPIIVGEERTLSLLTVTNGLLIVVLVGGWLLEFMPSLALFLLALPAYAAFYLALYQRERLVIGTFFEALVDADFLLAGLVSWVWWLTG
- a CDS encoding nitroreductase family protein; amino-acid sequence: MDIHELIRSRRSVRRFQPKPVPLEVLKKMVDAGRLAPSGANFQPLRYLVVTEEKKRAKIFSTLKWAAHIRPDGDPPPGHEPAAYIILLIDERVGAKAVYNYDVGLAAENVLLAGLAEGVAGCLLLSFGRKEVTELFNLPEHLTPNLVIALGYPDEKPVYVDRSDTYRYWRDESGVITVPKIPLDEVMFINKVKA
- a CDS encoding glycosyltransferase; translation: MSPAVSVIIPTYNRAEMLPRAIDSVLSQTFRNFELIVVDDGSTDRTADALAAYQDRVILLTRPHRGVSAARNQGLTAARGEFIAFLDSDDYWLPEKLTVQVDFFRQHPRSFICQTEEVWYRRGQRVNPGKKHAKPSGDIFLSSLELCLVSPSAVMIRKELFDRVGVFDESLPACEDYDLWLRIAAHYPVYLLDEPLVVKTGGHYDQLSRTTPALDKYRVQAILKLLRSGTLSLPQAKAARVELIHKATIYGQGCLKRGRTREGHEYLELAAWARQESDSAISNLVV